A part of Neovison vison isolate M4711 chromosome 8, ASM_NN_V1, whole genome shotgun sequence genomic DNA contains:
- the CENPO gene encoding centromere protein O: MEWANDGKSKGGVLAHLERLEIQVTRSHKNSEDLQRAQAVEGSLRTKIHKLRCLRDELRAEAKQRQARVKASAANVEPDQTLEISEQEVAERRRENMKAILRAYRFTGLSGKLTSRGVCVCISTAFEGNLLDSYFVDLVIQKPLRIHHHSIPVFIPLEEISAKYLQTNIQHFLFCLCEYLNAYAGRKYQADRLQSDFAAFLAGPLRRNSLCNLLSFTYKVEPRGQSVPFWARLRYKDLTTTLPTDVTVTYRGTDALSPSWEEQRASHENLFFSKPLHQVFTSFARKGEKLDMSLVS; encoded by the exons ATGGAGTGGGCGAATGACGGCAAGTCCAAAGGAG gtGTTTTAGCTCACTTGGAAAGACTAGAGATTCAAGTGACTAGATCCCATAAAAACTCAGAAGATCTGCAGAGAGCACAGGCCGTCGAAGGCTCTCTTAGGACCAAGATTCATAAACTGAGATGTCTGCGAGATGAGCTGAGAGCTGAAGCAAAGCAGCGTCAAGCCAGA GTTAAAGCATCTGCTGCCAACGTAGAACCTGACCAAACCCTAGAAATCAGTGAGCAAGAAGTTGCGGAAAGAAGACGGGAAAATATGAAAGCCATCCTGCGGGCGTATCGTTTCACGg ggctcagtgggaagctgacCAGCCGAGGGGTCTGTGTCTGCATCAGCACTGCTTTTGAGGGAAATCTGCTGGATTCCTATTTCGTCGACCTTGTCATACAGAAGCCACTTCGGATACATCACCATTCCATTCCGGTCTTCATTCCCCTCGAGGAGATCTCTGCAAAATACTTACAGACTAATATTCAGCACTTCCTGTTCTGTCTTTGTGAATACTTAAATGCTTACGCTGGAAGGAAGTACCAGGCAGATCGACTTCAG AGTGACTTTGCAGCCTTCCTGGCCGGGCCCTTGCGGAGAAACTCGCTGTGCAACTTGCTCTCCTTCACTTACAAAGTGGAGCCGCGGGGTCAGTCGGTCCCGTTTTGGGCCAGACTGCGGTATAAGGACCTCACGACAACCCTGCCAACTGACGTCACCGTTACGTACCGAG GAACGGACGCATTATCCCCCTCGTGGGAAGAACAGCGAGCATCCcatgaaaatctgtttttttcgAAGCCCCTACATCAAGTGTTTACTTCATTtgcaagaaaaggagaaaagctggATATGAGCCTGGTCTCCTAG